Proteins encoded by one window of Microaerobacter geothermalis:
- a CDS encoding type II toxin-antitoxin system HicB family antitoxin, translating to MATKTLPVLIEQDESGYFIVTCPVLKGCYTQGKTLKEAMDNIKEAIELCLEELDQDELGAQS from the coding sequence ATGGCTACAAAAACATTACCTGTTCTTATTGAGCAGGATGAATCAGGTTATTTCATAGTAACGTGCCCTGTTTTGAAAGGCTGTTATACGCAAGGTAAGACTTTGAAAGAAGCAATGGATAATATAAAAGAAGCAATCGAACTTTGTTTGGAAGAACTTGATCAAGACGAATTGGGTGCCCAATCATAA